One window from the genome of Eucalyptus grandis isolate ANBG69807.140 chromosome 7, ASM1654582v1, whole genome shotgun sequence encodes:
- the LOC104454145 gene encoding probable pectate lyase 5 encodes MLFPTTCILPACIVLVSLTLSAALNLTLPHQHPDPEAVVQDVHRRLNASLSRRLLSSSSSSCGTGNPIDDCWRCDPNWASNRQRLADCGIGFGQSALGGRDGRIYVVTDSSDSDVVDPKPGTLRYGVLQEEPLWIIFSADMMIRLKHELIINNFKTIDGRGHNIEITGNGCLTVQDVSNIIIHNIHVHDCKPSGNTNIRSSPTHVGFRGVSDGDGISIFGASHIWVDHCSLWHCKDGLIDAIMGSTAITISNSYFAHHNEVMLLGHKDSNAPDSGMQVTIAFNHFGEGLVQRMPRCRRGYIHVVNNDFTEWQMYAIGGSANPTINSQGNRYTAPVDADAKEVTKRVDTEETEWTDWNWRTEGDIMVNGAYFVPSGVGLSAQYSKASSLEPKSAGLIDQLTLNAGVFGDPRDTSGISNPGFSGAGTTTATTADGGGGNGSNGGDSDYFGMIFGSDAPPAHSSATSILLSLLIILVLDTITNRGALLSLQLLTL; translated from the exons GAGATTGAATGCCTCCCTCTCAAGAAGACTCCtatcctcgtcctcctcctcgtgtGGCACCGGCAACCCCATCGACGACTGCTGGCGGTGTGACCCGAACTGGGCCTCGAACCGGCAGCGCCTGGCGGACTGCGGCATCGGGTTCGGGCAGTCGGCGCTGGGGGGTCGTGACGGGCGCATCTACGTGGTGACCGACTCCTCGGACTCGGACGTGGTGGACCCGAAGCCGGGGACGCTCCGGTACGGGGTCCTCCAGGAGGAGCCCCTGTGGATCATCTTCTCCGCCGACATGATGATCCGGCTTAAGCACGAGCTCATCATCAACAACTTCAAGACCATCGACGGCCGGGGGCACAACATCGAAATCACCGGCAACGGCTGCCTCACCGTCCAAGACGTCTCCAACATCATCATCCACAACATCCACGTCCACGACTGCAAGCCCTCCGGCAACACCAACATCCGGTCGTCGCCGACCCACGTCGGGTTCCGCGGGGTGTCCGACGGGGACGGGATATCGATATTCGGGGCGTCGCACATATGGGTGGACCACTGCTCCCTGTGGCACTGCAAAGACGGGCTGATCGACGCCATCATGGGCTCGACGGCGATCACCATATCAAACAGCTACTTCGCGCACCACAACGAGGTGATGCTGCTAGGCCACAAGGACTCGAACGCCCCGGACTCCGGGATGCAGGTGACCATCGCGTTCAACCACTTCGGGGAGGGGCTGGTGCAGCGGATGCCGCGGTGCCGGCGAGGCTACATCCACGTGGTCAACAACGACTTCACGGAGTGGCAGATGTACGCCATCGGCGGCAGCGCCAACCCCACCATCAACAGCCAGGGCAACCGCTACACGGCGCCCGTCGACGCCGACGCCAAGGAG GTGACGAAGCGCGTGGACACGGAGGAGACCGAGTGGACGGACTGGAACTGGCGGACGGAGGGGGACATCATGGTGAACGGCGCCTACTTCGTGCCGTCCGGGGTCGGCCTCAGCGCCCAGTACTCCAAGGCCTCCAGCCTCGAGCCCAAGTCGGCCGGCCTCATCGACCAATTGACCTTGAATGCCGGCGTCTTCGGCGATCCTAG GGACACTAGCGGCATATCTAATCCGGGGTTTTCTGGGGCCGGGACCACCACAGCCACCACCGCAGACGGCGGCGGAGGCAATGGGTCCAATGGAGGAGACAGTGACTACTTTGGAATGATATTTGGGAGCGACGCACCACCAGCACATTCATCAGCCACCTCCATCCTTTTGTCTTTACTAATCATTTTGGTTTTGGACACTATCACCAACCGTGGTGCTCTATTATCATTGCAATTATTGACATTGTAG